From a single Nitrogeniibacter mangrovi genomic region:
- a CDS encoding energy-coupling factor ABC transporter permease has product MNFAAELFPTAWLWGAGVLAAAVAVWMVRTGPWASLRDSLRLNLFLGCGVMLALVWSLKAGVNPGLNLHLIGAMVVTLVLGPQLGLGALALALAGITLNGGAPWSAFAINWLVMGVVPVLVANTYFRLVERYAPKHFFVFIFVIAFFGSAVTAVLEGVVASLVLWAAGAYSFDFLAANYLPYFLLLGFSEAWLSGMTVTLMVVFRPGWVIRFDDRVYLWNK; this is encoded by the coding sequence GTGAATTTCGCTGCCGAGCTCTTTCCCACCGCCTGGCTCTGGGGGGCGGGCGTGCTCGCAGCGGCCGTCGCCGTGTGGATGGTGAGGACCGGGCCGTGGGCGAGTCTGCGCGACTCGCTCCGGCTCAACCTGTTCCTCGGCTGCGGGGTGATGCTCGCGTTGGTGTGGAGCCTCAAGGCCGGGGTCAATCCGGGCCTGAATCTGCATCTGATCGGCGCCATGGTGGTCACCCTGGTGCTGGGGCCGCAGCTGGGGCTGGGGGCGCTCGCGCTCGCCCTGGCGGGCATCACCCTCAACGGTGGCGCGCCCTGGTCGGCCTTTGCCATCAACTGGCTGGTCATGGGCGTGGTGCCGGTGCTCGTCGCCAACACCTACTTCCGCCTGGTCGAGCGCTACGCGCCCAAGCATTTCTTCGTGTTCATTTTTGTCATCGCGTTTTTCGGCAGTGCCGTCACGGCCGTGCTCGAAGGCGTCGTCGCGTCGCTGGTGCTGTGGGCGGCGGGCGCCTACAGCTTCGATTTCCTGGCCGCGAACTACCTGCCGTACTTCCTGCTGCTGGGGTTTTCAGAAGCCTGGCTGTCGGGGATGACGGTGACCCTGATGGTGGTGTTTCGCCCCGGCTGGGTGATTCGCTTCGATGATCGTGTCTATCTGTGGAACAAGTGA